A portion of the Sulfurospirillum diekertiae genome contains these proteins:
- a CDS encoding thioredoxin family protein: MLLEFGSTSCASCVEMGKLLYRAKQEYPQSAIYFVEVYNDQQATRDYRIQMIPTQIYLDAKGSESERHIGAVNYELLIAKLKEQKIIF, encoded by the coding sequence ATGCTTTTAGAGTTTGGCTCGACCAGTTGTGCTTCGTGTGTGGAGATGGGAAAATTGCTGTACCGCGCGAAGCAAGAGTATCCGCAAAGTGCGATCTATTTTGTCGAGGTTTACAATGACCAACAAGCGACGCGTGATTATAGAATACAGATGATTCCAACACAAATTTATCTCGATGCTAAAGGCTCTGAGTCTGAAAGACACATTGGTGCGGTCAATTATGAATTACTCATTGCTAAACTTAAAGAGCAAAAAATTATTTTCTAA
- a CDS encoding rhodanese-like domain-containing protein produces MDNYIRSLDMKAIVSAKVEADSFIEMYNKGEAILLDVRYGFEHKVWGLPFTCNIPLNELPDRLGELPNDKIIVCACPESCRSNIAKQYLSLKGFNAKILTCGMLTLMERLKGGKAKDLHLEA; encoded by the coding sequence ATGGATAACTATATTCGTAGCCTCGATATGAAGGCTATTGTGAGTGCAAAAGTGGAAGCGGATAGCTTTATAGAAATGTACAACAAAGGCGAGGCGATTTTGCTGGATGTGCGTTATGGCTTTGAGCATAAAGTATGGGGACTTCCTTTTACATGTAACATTCCTCTCAATGAACTTCCTGATCGTTTAGGTGAACTTCCAAACGATAAAATCATTGTGTGTGCTTGCCCAGAATCATGTCGTTCTAATATTGCCAAACAGTATCTTTCACTCAAAGGATTCAATGCTAAAATCCTTACCTGTGGAATGCTTACATTGATGGAGCGTCTTAAAGGTGGCAAAGCCAAAGACCTTCATTTGGAAGCTTAG